From one Henningerozyma blattae CBS 6284 chromosome 1, complete genome genomic stretch:
- the VPS38 gene encoding Vps38p (similar to Saccharomyces cerevisiae VPS38 (YLR360W); ancestral locus Anc_4.199), producing the protein MVRYLLSHRVRHVKSIAIHNISLIKKGISNPIKSNEINTNLFMTVPCFFIVETLDGDCIYISEVQSYSSRCLQFNELPNFDCSLSGINLKIVCKLPSEILTITSKKDTWCILKEIVIDLNRLRPITDKDAIQSVNMPSFELCDGIYTLANVKLLNLHNSTKRGHIRSKSSMKIKEVSSFNSLLKLNKALDYNKQINEEKQEFANRSESLIGNVDKKEMWNIQELKMYIKQIKESIEKKNSIREHLEEVLGANLNSRVISTSSMENEVDYDYGNKSSKLIHINNRLRIFNLLRFEQLINIFYYSKLFESNTKLITIRDFTVSGENLYDRIHFHLLDTKKILKLLNHSNEDKNYINIHLGYYLLFVNLLTTTIWNIPMPYQMKYVGNRSLINRNYPLYFPEMINESNVDSFVKGMSFFNKNIIQVRQYLKYR; encoded by the coding sequence ATGGTTCGATATTTATTGTCTCATAGAGTACGACATGTGAAGTCTATTGCTATCCATAATATTTCTCTCATTAAGAAAGGCATTTCTAATCCaataaaaagtaatgaaattaatactAATTTGTTTATGACAGTGCCATGTTTCTTCATTGTAGAAACACTTGACGGTGACTGTATCTATATTAGTGAGGTTCAGTCGTACTCTTCTAGATGTTTACAATTCAATGAATTACCGAATTTTGACTGCAGCTTGTCTGgtattaatttgaaaatagttTGCAAACTACCTTCTGAAATTCTTACAATAACTAGTAAGAAAGATACTTGGtgtattttaaaagaaattgtgATCGATTTAAATCGGTTAAGACCCATAACTGATAAAGATGCTATTCAAAGTGTGAATATGCcatcttttgaattatgTGACGGTATTTATACTTTAGCAAACGTTAAGTTATTGAATCTTCACAATTCTACAAAAAGGGGGCATATCAGATCTAAAAGTAgtatgaaaataaaagagGTGAgttcatttaattctttattaaaactCAATAAAGCATTAGATTAtaacaaacaaataaatgaagaaaaacaGGAATTCGCTAATAGGTCAGAAAGTTTGATTGGAAATGTGGATAAGAAGGAAATGTGGAATATACAAGAGTTAAAAATGTATATTAAGCAAATAAAGGAaagtattgaaaaaaaaaactctATACGAGAGCACTTAGAAGAGGTTTTAGGAgcaaatttaaatagtaGAGTAATATCCACGTCATCAATGGAAAATGAAGTGGATTATGACTATGGCAATAAATCATCCAAATTAATTCATATCAATAATCGTCTCCGAATATTTAATCTCCTACGATTTGaacaattgataaatattttttactattcaaaactatttgaatcaaataCAAAACTAATAACTATAAGAGATTTCACCGTTTCAGGTGAAAATTTATATGATCGAATACACTTTCATCTGTTAGACAccaaaaagatattgaaattgttgaatcattcaaatgaagataaaaattatataaatatccATTTAGGATATTATCTTTTGTTCGTTAATTTGCTGACAACTACAATTTGGAACATCCCGATGCCTtatcaaatgaaatatGTTGGTAATCGTTCTTTAATTAACAGAAACTACCCTTTATATTTCCCTGAAATGATAAATGAATCAAATGTAGATTCTTTTGTCAAAGGAATgtcattttttaataagaaCATAATTCAGGTACGgcaatatttaaagtataGATGA
- the TBLA0A08300 gene encoding uncharacterized protein (similar to Saccharomyces cerevisiae YLR361C-A; ancestral locus Anc_4.201), which yields MSNAEDNQPTNSNTEGGKLTGSTKVYLRGGGKVKEMTLDQLRRPHTVIHRVPHQPAPEDNNASGLLNTGDHRPNIDNNTTNDTNSTNASK from the coding sequence atgagTAACGCAGAAGATAACCAGCCaactaattcaaataccGAAGGTGGGAAGCTTACAGGCTCTACAAAGGTATATTTAAGGGGAGGAGGCAAAGTTAAAGAAATGACTTTAGATCAATTACGCAGACCACATACTGTCATTCACAGAGTTCCTCACCAACCTGCTCCAGAAGATAATAATGCAAGTGGCCTACTTAATACTGGAGATCACAGACCTAACatagataataatacaacaaATGATACAAACTCAACTAACGCTAGTAAGTaa
- the RSC2 gene encoding Rsc2p (similar to Saccharomyces cerevisiae RSC1 (YGR056W) and RSC2 (YLR357W); ancestral locus Anc_4.196), with protein MISQELKKELRNAYDGVFEIKEELGIHIYPIFHKLPSKKEYPDYYTIIKNPMSLNTIKKRLSSYENVQSFLNDMAQIPCNAKIYNTDGSPVYHYATLFEKYLKDTVFNNLKKYYPNLIYPSSATLTSNNSMSADIVRDDSILSNELLPISTADSALAPPDTINATTNTSAKENPDVGTIESSITNTNINNQNEDILQIQENASPSGLSITSSFASPGSHTSTSKKDFNNLTVNTDTLALVTAASTVTDSNSNNLNQNNHSITNDYLNISIDPSSSTSNTSASLKKDKDPSNVVIQSREGNRIIIQGKSQLNPDPTNKIKISNSQRSLGKTQAPVAQTTQQPHIQQSQFSTPSTTPTPVNQPIVKPQTSRTHMKRGRPPVIDLPYVQRIKNVLKMLRKEYDSSNGLLISSFEKLPDQSKEPLYYSEIANPICLDDIKKKVKARKYKDYEGFQSDFNLMLKNYNQFYQNNQTNLTISKLLQNSFETLSNFELSKPDKVYLPEGDIRLPLDEVEVNGKTYKIGDWVLVRNPNDISKPIVAQIFRLWKTKDNKKWLNCCWYFRPEQTVHRVDRIFYKNEVMKTGQYRDHVIEDIQQKCYVVHFTRFQRGDPILDIDGPLFVCEFRYNENDKAFNKIRTWRACLPEEIRDVEEETVPVIGKKFFKYPSPIKDLLPANATVNDPTPEATVGAPNSPPLIGAVYLREKLPRDDLGEYSTSDECPRYIIRPNDPPENGIIDKETGTIVVTQQTHHNSATKTNSNVKNIPTINSPLISQPKITQNFQPLATVKAANTDISCQPPLITSPTFDPHPLRRKIKASNTASTTNVIKIESLNELQAKQIKKKRLRMSEDNVGTLINNLVHKCAKHNVGKIVSDYPSGFLLSSEILTSSFPAINSIHVTNSNIYSRRIDQIHKQDGKIVWFRGPSVNIQERYINSGSEHLDQPLNKWFPKHKKNKLNLDYEEVEETIENDPIRGEEDLTLQDGLEFTNLNEKNDELMVQETAALVLQELGLTSTDFGDDNLSLLSDNNMDTLGLKENEHNLSTSLSLDTPKENRSQDQIEPMEATTDTLDRVNKDEINNDSEEIDSDDENETLPKTFPLGLRASASFMAYKLEQAAVFEEQLI; from the coding sequence ATGATATCACAAGAGTTAAAAAAGGAATTGAGGAATGCATATGATGGtgtatttgaaattaaagagGAATTGGGGATCCATATTTATCCAATATTCCATAAACTACCAAGTAAGAAAGAATACCCCGACTATTACACGATAATTAAAAATCCAATGTCTTTGAATACAATTAAGAAAAGGTTATCAAGTTATGAAAATGTGCAATCTTTTCTAAATGATATGGCTCAAATACCTTGTAACGCGAAGATTTATAATACAGACGGTTCCCCAGTGTATCATTATGCCACtctttttgaaaaatatcttaAGGATACggtttttaataatttaaaaaaatactaccCGAATCTAATATACCCAAGTTCAGCCACTTTaacatcaaataattctatgTCTGCTGATATTGTTAGAGATGATTCAATACTGTCAAATGAACTATTACCAATCTCCACGGCAGATTCCGCTCTTGCGCCACCTGATACAATTAATGCAACTACAAACACAAGTGCAAAAGAAAATCCTGATGTAGGTACTATCGAATCAAGTATtactaatacaaatataaataatcaaaatgaagatattttacaaatacaaGAAAATGCTTCTCCATCTGGTCTATCAATTACATCTTCATTCGCATCACCTGGGTCACATACTTCAACTAGTAAAAAGGACTTTAATAACTTAACCGTAAATACAGATACTTTAGCCTTGGTGACAGCTGCTTCCACTGTCACTGATTCTAATAGTAACaatttgaatcaaaataatcattCAATCACCAACGATTATTTGAACATTAGTATAGATCCTTCATCATCAACTTCAAACACTAGCGCTAGCTTAAAGAAGGATAAAGATCCATCAAACGTTGTTATACAATCAAGAGAAGGTaatagaataataatacaggGTAAATCTCAATTAAATCCTGATCCTAcgaataaaataaaaattagtAATTCTCAAAGATCTTTAGGGAAAACTCAAGCACCTGTAGCTCAAACAACGCAGCAACCACATATCCAACAATCTCAATTTTCAACACCTTCCACAACACCTACTCCTGTAAATCAACCTATTGTTAAACCTCAGACTTCAAGGACGCATATGAAACGTGGTAGACCTCCAGTTATTGATTTACCCTATGTTCAAAGAATCAAgaatgttttaaaaatgttgAGGAAAGAATATGATAGCTCAAATGGACTACTAATTTCTAGTTTTGAAAAGTTACCTGATCAATCAAAAGAGCCATTATATTATAGTGAAATTGCGAATCCTATTTGTttagatgatattaaaaaaaaagtgaaggcaagaaaatataaagattatGAAGGTTTTCAATCAGATTTTAACCTAATGTTAAAGAATTACAATCAATTTTACCAAAATAATCAGACAAATCTAACAATTTCTAAACTTTTACaaaattcttttgaaacattatcaaattttgaattatctaAACCTGATAAAGTTTACTTACCTGAAGGTGATATAAGATTGCCATTGGATGAAGTAGAAGTTAACGGTAAAACTTATAAGATTGGTGATTGGGTTTTAGTGAGAAATCCAAATGATATCTCAAAGCCAATTGTTGCTCAAATATTCAGATTGTGGAAAACAAAGGATAATAAGAAATGGTTGAATTGTTGTTGGTATTTTAGACCAGAACAAACTGTCCATAGGGTTGAcagaattttttataagaATGAAGTAATGAAAACTGGTCAATATAGAGATCACGTCATCGAAGATATTCAACAAAAATGTTATGTAGTCCATTTCACTAGATTTCAACGTGGTGATCCAATTTTAGACATTGATGGTCCATTGTTTGTTTGCGAATTTAGATacaatgaaaatgataaagcATTTAATAAGATTAGAACTTGGAGGGCATGTTTACCCGAAGAAATTCGTGATGTCGAAGAAGAAACAGTTCCTGTTATTGGTAAAaagttttttaaatatccATCACCTATAAAGGATTTGTTACCTGCAAATGCAACAGTAAATGATCCAACACCAGAAGCTACAGTGGGTGCACCTAACTCGCCACCTTTAATTGGAGCAGTTTATTTAAGGGAGAAGTTGCCCCGTGATGACTTAGGTGAATATTCTACATCTGATGAATGCCCTcgttatattattagacCGAATGATCCTCCAGAAAATGGTATTATAGATAAAGAAACTGGTACTATAGTTGTTACACAGCAAACACATCATAATTCTGCTACTaaaacaaattcaaatgtaAAGAATATACCAACTATTAACTCGCCCCTTATATCTCAGCCTAAGATCACACAGAACTTCCAACCATTAGCAACTGTAAAGGCTGCTAATACGGATATAAGTTGTCAACCTCCATTAATAACTTCACCCACTTTTGATCCTCATCCTTTGAggagaaaaataaaagctTCTAATACTGCCAGTACTACTAACGTCATTAAAATCGAATCATTAAACGAATTACAAGCTAAGCagataaaaaagaaaagactACGAATGTCGGAAGATAATGTTGGAActttgattaataatttagtgCATAAATGTGCAAAGCATAATGTAGGCAAAATTGTATCTGACTATCCATCAGGTTTCTTATTATCTTCAGAAATTTTAACATCTTCCTTTCCTGCTATTAATTCTATTCATGTTACTAATTCTAACATTTATTCTAGAAGAATTGACCAAATTCATAAGCAAGATGGTAAAATCGTATGGTTCCGTGGTCCATCAGTTAATATTCAAGAGCGCTATATTAATTCTGGAAGTGAACATTTGGATCAACCCTTGAATAAATGGTTCCCtaaacataaaaaaaacaagttGAATTTAGATTATGAAGAAGTTGAAGAAACTATTGAAAACGATCCAATTAGGGGCGAAGAAGATTTAACACTTCAAGATGGTCTTGAATTTACAAActtgaatgaaaaaaatgacgAATTAATGGTTCAAGAAACTGCTGCATTAGTATTACAAGAATTAGGTCTCACAAGTACTGACTTCGGGGATGACAATTTAAGTTTATTATCTGATAACAATATGGATACCCTAGGACTGAAAGAAAATGAGCATAATTTATCGACGTCTTTAAGTTTGGATACTCCAAAGGAAAATAGAAGTCAAGATCAAATTGAACCAATGGAAGCTACAACTGATACATTAGACAGGGTTAACAAAGATGagattaataatgattctgAAGAAATTGACAGTGACGACGAAAATGAAACCCTTCCAAAAACATTCCCTCTTGGATTACGTGCGTCTGCAAGCTTTATGGCTTATAAATTAGAACAAGCCGCAGTCTTTGAAGAACAATTAATTTAG
- the STE11 gene encoding mitogen-activated protein kinase kinase kinase STE11 (similar to Saccharomyces cerevisiae STE11 (YLR362W); ancestral locus Anc_4.202) — protein sequence MDNEMFVEQFLRELNLEEYLGTFLEYNIKEKDQIKSLDREILQEIGIKKIGDRLHILIKANRLKDTKKQNDVDQIQDLIKKFNSLSMAPHFVTDELVLDKSSVIFILNDGSAKKVNINGCFNADSIKKRLIKRLPPDLLGKSPEGDSIFDSKHYDVFIVDYTKSVLHLLYDVELVTICHSSDRLEKNRLIFVSKDQTPSEKAISVSKKLFFRTLGAINRLYPMNDNFPTHFGYNSNKFHDLDPSMRNLQYNSPDNLPIENGNNKIRTIFNQRPTSEYISTNLRGYFPQADMKSLEKTLKDAYRQSIRLSVSRGKVPNYETNNIGDILLKHSSAVDVALLNSLSDGSEARSIPNLVKKPSHCPVDENDMIKLVSSEATDDDEEDTGMVSLPTKISAPKAWLKGARIGSGSFGNVYLGMNANTGELMAVKQVALKPDMIKTSKESMHASPVKVTKETSDIHKKMVDALQHEMNLLKELHHENIVTYYGSSQENGNLNIFLEYVPGGSVSSMLNNYGPFEESLVINFTRQILIGVAYLHQKNIIHRDIKGANILIDIKGCVKITDFGISKKLSPINNPPNKRASLQGSVYWMAPEVVKQTATTEKVDIWSTGCVVVEMFTGNHPYPDFSQMQALFKIGTNTTPEIPSWANEGSQDFLNKAFELDYQKRPSAIELLQHFWLDTHIL from the coding sequence ATGGACAATGAGATGTTTGTAGAGCAATTTTTGAGAGAGTTGAATTTAGAAGAATATTTGGGTACTTTTCTGGAATATAAcatcaaagaaaaagatcAAATAAAGAGTTTAGATCGAGAGATTTTGCAAGAAATAGGGATTAAAAAGATTGGAGATCGACTACATATTCTAATTAAGGCTAACAGGCTCAAAGATACTAAGAAGCAAAATGATGTGGATCAAATACAGGATCtaattaagaaatttaattctttatctaTGGCTCCACACTTTGTTACTGATGAATTGGTGCTAGATAAGTCATCTGTTATATTTATACTAAATGATGGATCTGCCAAAAAGGTGAATATTAATGGCTGTTTTAATGCAGattctattaaaaagaGACTAATAAAGAGACTTCCGCCTGATTTACTAGGGAAGAGTCCTGAAGGAGATAGCATCTTTGATTCAAAACATTACGATGTTTTTATTGTTGATTATACTAAAAGTGTTCTACATTTATTATATGATGTCGAATTAGTGACGATATGTCATTCTAGTGATCGTTTAGAAAAGAATAGGTTAATATTTGTATCAAAGGATCAAACACCAAGTGAAAAAGCTATATCTGTTTctaagaaattattttttagaaCTTTGGGTGCAATTAATAGATTATATCCAATGAACGATAATTTTCCTACCCATTTTGGTTACAActcaaataaatttcatgATTTGGACCCTTCTATGAGAAATTTGCAATATAATTCCCCCGATAATCTACCAATTGAgaatggtaataataagataCGTACCATATTTAATCAAAGGCCGACTAGTGAGTACATATCCACTAATTTACGTGGATATTTCCCTCAAGCTGATATGAAGAGTTTAGAGAAAACATTAAAGGATGCTTACAGACAATCTATTAGGCTTAGTGTATCAAGAGGGAAAGTTCCAAATTATGAgactaataatattggggatattttattaaaacattCAAGTGCTGTAGATGTAGCACTATTGAATAGCCTAAGTGACGGAAGTGAAGCAAGAAGTATACCTAATTTAGTTAAGAAGCCATCTCATTGCCCtgttgatgaaaatgatatgaTTAAACTAGTTTCTTCAGAAGCTACGGATGACGACGAAGAAGATACGGGGATGGTATCATTGCCTACAAAGATATCAGCTCCAAAGGCTTGGCTCAAAGGTGCTCGTATTGGATCTGGTAGTTTTGGAAATGTTTATTTAGGTATGAATGCTAATACTGGTGAGCTTATGGCAGTCAAACAAGTAGCATTAAAGCCTGATATGATAAAGACCTCTAAGGAATCTATGCATGCTAGCCCGGTTAAAGTAACAAAAGAAACTAGTGATATACATAAAAAGATGGTTGATGCTTTACAACATGaaatgaatttattgaagGAATTACATCATGAAAATATCGTAACGTATTATGGTTCTTCACAGGAAAATGGAAATCTCAATATTTTCCTAGAATATGTCCCAGGTGGATCTGTTTCTTCAATGCTAAATAATTATGGGCCTTTTGAGGAATCTTTGGTCATAAATTTTACTAgacaaattttaattggGGTAGCATATTTACATCAAAAAAACATTATTCATAGAGACATTAAAGGTGCAAATATCCTGATTGATATCAAAGGATGTGTTAAAATCACTGATTTTggtatttctaaaaaacTATCGCCAATCAATAATCCACCCAATAAAAGGGCATCCTTACAAGGCTCAGTATATTGGATGGCACCTGAAGTTGTAAAACAAACTGCAACCACAGAGAAAGTTGATATATGGTCTACTGGCTGTGTAGTTGTTGAAATGTTTACTGGTAACCACCCATATCCCGATTTTTCCCAAATGCAAGCCTTGTTTAAAATCGGTACCAATACTACACCAGAAATACCATCTTGGGCAAACGAAGGAAGTCAagattttctaaataaagcTTTTGAGCTGGATTATCAAAAGAGACCAAGTGCAATAGAATTATTGCAACATTTCTGGCTGGACACtcatatattataa
- the MUP1 gene encoding Mup1p (similar to Saccharomyces cerevisiae MUP1 (YGR055W); ancestral locus Anc_4.195), whose protein sequence is MAVKNIFNANVFAKRSASSSASLSSSKSFDAVGDSKSVQSFESNEITDVEQGQQFATQIDRGDKRLGLVSCILLICNRMLGTGVFAVSSQIYTLCGSVGLSLIMWAVGAIISLAGLYVFMEFGTAIPRNGGEKNYLEMIFKKPKFFVTSMYAAYVFFLGWAAGNSINTAVMFLTAADTEITKWNQRGIAVAVIGFAFIVNSINVKLGIYIQNVLGVFKIVIVLFISITGWVALGGGLKHGYHTDNFHHAFESTEKVTAYGIVNALYNVIWSFVGYSNVNYALGEVKNPVRSLKIAGPFSLIFLAIIYIFVNIAYFAVVPKDKLISSKLILAAEFFDIVFGASGKKAAAAIVGLSALGNVLSVIFSQGRIIQQLGREGILPFSNFFATSKPFNSPTVGLFQHFIVCMVTILAPPPGDAYNFIMNLISYPMNIVNFFVSSGLLYIYYQRRKGKIEWNPPITAGPIVAGFFSLANIYLIVAPYIPPSHGQSVYKSLPYWIHCVVAWAVFAVGGIYYCVWAQILPRWGHYKLDSTEVLGEDGFWRTQIIKVYDDEKEEIEISDANDNRSVSEEIINISTTEKNTTSLTHHFGSHPDGKDLGYVETLNNKNLEYEDDNQSVKEDIKEQMITYRTDDNNST, encoded by the coding sequence ATGGCtgtgaaaaatatttttaatgcGAACGTTTTTGCTAAACGCTCAGCCTCTTCATCagcatcattatcatcatcgaAATCATTCGATGCTGTAGGAGATTCCAAATCAGTACAGTCGTTTGAGAGTAATGAAATAACCGATGTGGAACAAGGCCAACAGTTTGCTACCCAAATAGATAGAGGTGATAAAAGATTAGGTTTAGTGTCATGTATATTGCTGATTTGTAATAGAATGTTAGGGACAGGTGTATTTGCTGTCTCCTCCCAAATTTATACGTTATGTGGCTCTGTAGGTCTTTCGCTGATCATGTGGGCCGTTGGTGCAATCATTTCATTAGCTGGGTTGTATGTGTTTATGGAATTTGGTACTGCTATTCCAAGGAATGGtggtgaaaaaaattatttagaaatgaTCTTTAAGAAaccaaaattttttgtCACATCTATGTATGCAGCTTATGTGTTTTTCTTGGGTTGGGCAGCTggtaattcaattaataccGCAGTCATGTTTTTGACCGCAGCAGATACAGAAATTACCAAATGGAACCAAAGAGGTATTGCCGTGGCGGTTATTGGGTTTGCCTTTATTGTCAACTCAATAAATGTGAAATTAGGTATCTATATTCAAAACGTCTTGGGGGTTTTCAAAATTGTTATTGTGCTTTTCATCTCAATTACAGGTTGGGTAGCTCTTGGTGGTGGCTTGAAACATGGTTATCACACTGATAATTTCCATCATGCATTCGAAAGTACTGAAAAAGTAACCGCCTATGGGATTGTCAATGCCTTGTATAACGTTATTTGGTCATTTGTGGGTTATTCAAACGTCAATTATGCCTTGGGGGAAGTTAAAAACCCTGTTCGTAGTTTGAAAATCGCTGGTCCCTTCTCATTGATATTCCTAgcaattatatatatatttgttaaCATTGCCTATTTCGCAGTAGTACCAAAGGATAAATTGATCTCATCAAAATTAATCTTAGCTGCAGAATTCTTTGATATTGTATTTGGTGCTTCAGGTAAAAAAGCTGCTGCTGCTATTGTAGGATTGAGTGCCTTGGGGAATGTTTTGTCTGTTATATTTTCACAAGGGCGTATTATTCAACAATTGGGCCGTGAAGGTATCTTACCTTTCTCTAATTTCTTTGCCACTTCAAAACCTTTTAATTCTCCAACAGTGGGTCTTTTCCAACATTTCATTGTTTGTATGGTGACAATTTTGGCTCCTCCTCCAGGCGATGCGTATAATTTCATCATGAATTTAATCTCCTATCCAATGAATATCGTTAACTTCTTTGTTTCTTCAGgattattatatatctattaCCAAAGACGTAAGGGAAAGATTGAATGGAATCCACCAATCACTGCTGGTCCTATAGTTGCAGGTTTCTTCAGTTTAGCTAACATTTACTTGATTGTTGCTCCTTATATCCCACCATCTCATGGTCAGTCAGTTTATAAGAGTTTACCTTATTGGATTCATTGTGTTGTGGCTTGGGCCGTCTTTGCCGTGGGTGGTATCTACTATTGTGTATGGGCTCAAATCTTACCAAGATGGGGACACTACAAGCTGGACTCTACAGAGGTACTTGGTGAGGATGGTTTCTGGAGAactcaaataataaaggtTTATGACGATGAAAaggaagaaattgaaattagtGATGCTAACGATAATAGAAGTGTGTCTGAAGagattatcaatatttcaaCAACAGAGAAAAATACAACTTCCCTTACTCATCATTTTGGAAGTCATCCTGATGGTAAAGACTTGGGCTATGTGGAAACACTAAATAACAAGAATTTGGAATATGAAGACGATAATCAAAGCGTGAAAGAAGATATCAAAGAGCAAATGATAACGTATAGAACAGACGACAATAATTCTACATAA
- the ADE13 gene encoding adenylosuccinase ADE13 (similar to Saccharomyces cerevisiae ADE13 (YLR359W); ancestral locus Anc_4.197) translates to MSEFDKYSTPLSSRYASDEMSAIFSQRNRFSTWRKLWLNLAIAEKELGLDVITDEAIQQMKAHLSITDEELEKAKIQESIVRHDVMAHVHTFGETCPAAAGIIHLGATSCFVTDNADLIFLRDAYDLVIPKLVNVINRLANFALEYKDLPVLGWTHFQPAQLTTLGKRATLWIQELLWDLRNFERARNDIGLRGVKGTTGTQASFLALFHGNHDKVEELDERVVELLGFDTVYPVTGQTYSRKIDIDVVSPLVSFAATAHKMATDIRLLANLKEVEEPFEKSQIGSSAMAYKRNPMRCERVCSLARHLGSLLSDTVQTASVQWFERTLDDSAIRRISLPSAFLTTDILLTTLLNISSGLVVYPKVIARRIQSELPFMATENIIMAMVEKGASRQDVHENIRVLSHQAAAVVKEEGGDNDLIKRIKADPFFKPIWEDLDALLEPSTFVGRAPQQVEKFVNRDVKKALAPFQNMINDKKINLSV, encoded by the coding sequence atgtCAGAATTTGATAAGTACAGTACACCTTTATCATCTCGTTACGCCAGTGATGAGATGTCTGCTATCTTTTCTCAAAGAAACAGATTTTCTACTTGGAGAAAATTATGGTTAAATCTAGCTATTGctgaaaaagaattaggTTTAGATGTAATTACTGATGAAGCCATTCAACAAATGAAAGCACATTTAAGTATTACAgatgaagaattggaaaaagCCAAAATTCAAGAATCTATAGTTAGGCATGATGTCATGGCTCATGTCCACACTTTTGGTGAAACATGCCCAGCTGCAGCTGGTATCATTCATTTAGGTGCTACATCTTGTTTTGTTACTGATAATGCCGATTTAATCTTCTTAAGAGACGCCTATGATTTGGTCATTCCAAAACTGGTTAATGTTATTAACAGATTGGCTAACTTTGCATTGGAATATAAAGATTTGCCTGTCTTAGGTTGGACTCATTTCCAGCCAGCTCAATTAACAACTTTGGGTAAAAGAGCTACTTTATGGAtccaagaattattatgggatttaagaaattttgaaagaGCTAGAAATGATATTGGCTTAAGAGGTGTTAAGGGTACTACAGGTACACAGGCATCATTTTTAGCATTATTCCACGGTAATCATGATAAGGTAgaagaattagatgaaAGAGTGGTAGAATTATTAGGGTTTGATACTGTCTATCCTGTCACCGGTCAAACTTACTCtagaaaaattgatattgatgTAGTATCTCCATTAGTTTCATTCGCAGCAACTGCTCACAAAATGGCTACTGATATTAGATTATTAGCTAACTTAAAGGAAGTGGAAGAAccttttgaaaaatcaCAAATTGGCTCTTCAGCTATGGcatataaaagaaatccAATGCGTTGTGAACGTGTCTGTTCGTTGGCCAGACATTTGGGCTCCTTGCTTAGCGACACTGTTCAAACTGCTTCAGTTCAATGGTTCGAAAGAACATTGGATGATTCTGCTATTAGAAGAATCTCATTGCCAAGTGCTTTCCTAACAACCGATATCTTACTTACAActttattgaatatatCTTCTGGATTGGTTGTCTATCCAAAAGTTATTGCTAGAAGAATTCAAAGTGAATTGCCATTTATGGCCACAGAGAACATTATTATGGCTATGGTAGAAAAAGGTGCCTCACGTCAAGATGTTcatgaaaatattagagTGCTATCTCATCAAGCTGCTGCAGTTGTAAAAGAAGAAGGTGGTGATAATGATCTAATTAAGCGTATTAAGGCAGATCCATTCTTTAAGCCAATTTGGGAAGATTTAGATGCTTTACTAGAACCTTCAACTTTTGTTGGTAGAGCACCACAACAAGTCGAAAAATTTGTAAACAGAGATGTTAAGAAGGCCTTAGCTCCCTTCCAAAATATGATTAATGATAAGAAGATTAACTTAAGTGTTTAG